CAAGGTTTTGGATTTTTCGGTTTAGGAATCTTGGAATCTTGTATGGGGCAAAAACAAAGTTTCAAAGGAAAAACCCTGGTCCAAGGTGCCGGACTATTTGGTTCTGGCATCCTCCGCCAGGTCATGGAAGGAAATACGCGGTATGAGGCACTGTCTTACTCCCAAGGATTTGCCGGAGTAAAAGGATTTGGCCTCCTTGATGACCAACATGGAAATGATGAATATATCGCCCTTGGTGATAATGACGTCGGATGGATTCCCGGGCATAAATTCACCATGTCCCAAGGATTTTCCATTGGAATGCGACCCTGGTTCGGGGGAGGAATCGGGATTCTCAGGGATCTTTTCGGTAATGACACCTATAAAGCCGACGTTTATGGGCAAGGAGCCGGGTATTGGTACTCTACGGGCATCCTTTTTGATTCATCGGGCAATGATAAGTATGAATCGAAACAATACGCTCAAGGAGCTGGGATTCATCTCGCTTCAGGAGCATTGATTGATACACAAGGAAATGACCAATATACCTGCGGATCGATTTGCCAGGGTGGGGCCCATGATTATTCAGCGGGCATCCTGCGGGATGTCCGAGGAGATGACCTCTACAAGGCTGTTAGCACAGCCCAAGGGGCGGCAATCAATAACTCTGTAGCTTTCCTGATCGATCTTAAGGGTAATGATTCTTACTCGGGTGAATCCTTTTATGATACCCAAGGCTCGGGTCAAAACGGGGACAGGAGACAATACGGGGCCATTGCCGGCCTTTTTGATTTCACGGGTAATGACACTTATTCACAGGGATGGATCGACAATATGACCTGGCTCAAACCCTTTTATGGGGTCGGCATCGATACCCAGAAACCCTTCGACCAATATGCCTTGATGAGTAGAAAATCACCGCGTCCCCCTCTATCACAAATTTTCACAAAGAAACAAAAAACCTATTTTACGCCCTACCGTGAAATAGACTTTAACCATCCCACAGAAATTATTTTTGCTCGGGCAAATAGGAGCCCCTCAAATGAACAAGAAAAAGCAGAATCTAATGCGGCGGCAAAAGAACTCAAAGAGAATCCCTTAAAACACCTCCCCTATCTCATCAGTCGCATGGATTCAAAAAACATCATCCCCCGTATACTCGTGGAGCAAATGGTCGACCAAATCAAAGATGAGGCCATTCCGGCACTCACTACAGGGTTAGAGTCTGAAAATATCGATATAGTAAGAACATGCCTCTTTTACCTTGCGCGCTTGAATGGACAAACAGCCATCCCTCGAATCGTTAAGCTGGCCGAAAACCCGAAACTTGCCGGTAACTGTCTTTATACATTAGCTAATCTCAAAGCCCCGGCGGCTTACCCCTTTGCCATGAAATACAGCCACGATCCCCGGGAAAATGTCCGTATCCGCGCCGCCCAAGCCCTCGCTTACTGTCCTGAAATGGCAGCGACAAACCGTTTGGTTAAAATGTTAAACGATCCCTACTTTAGCGTCCGTTATGCTGCCCAAGAATCTCTGATCAAAAAAGGCCCTTCCATTCTCCCGACTCTCCTGAGAGGTGGCTTTGGTGCATCCCTTAATACACGCAGGCACATGAAGGAAATCCGGATCGTACTCGGTGAGAAGGACCTCATTCCAGAGACCTTGGAACTTTATCCTCCCGATGCAAAACTTCAGGAGGCTATTGGTAAAAAATTACTACAATCTCCCCAATGAGCATCAGCCCTGAATCATGCCTTTAAGAAGCCCCATACTTTAGCCCCCTGTATAAACATCGTATGAAGTAAAAAGTGATGAACGAGAGTCTGTACCCAGTAATCATTTTATCACCAAGGGTGAATCTACTTATCACGACCCTGATTTTCTGTTGGAACAAATTGTTTATAACCAAACTTGGTTATGAGACCAAACGCCCTATCAAAGCTTGACAAAAGCTTACTTTGCCTTGTTATTTAGGGAGTTATGAGACATTTCATGTTTTTATCGGCAGTATTCCTTTTATCTGGGTTCTTTGTCATTGCACAAACGACGACCAATAAACCTACTCCTGCATCATCTTCCTCTGCCGCCAGTAGTACTTCAAAACCAAATGAAGTCCCACCTTTGGATACCAATGGCGACGGCAAAATCAGCCAAGAAGAATTTAATAATCATCATGCTGCAAAAACTTTTAATCGTTATGACGTCAATCAGGACGGTAAAGTCACTAAGAACGAAGTTCAACAGGTCAATGCTCAAGACAGTAAAAACAATGTTTCAGGCAAGGTCGCCATTAAACATCCCAAAGCAGATACCAATAATGACGGAGCAGTGACCATGGATGAAATGAATAAAACTGTCCAGCAAAGCCCTGAAGTCAAAACCATTTTCCAAGGAATTAATCATCCTCCTCAAAATAGCTGGGTTAACCAGTCCGAATATGACAGTTGGGCCGGGGATGAATCTAATAACCCCGGTGGAAGCGGGATGAATGTCATGTCCATTTCATTCTAACCCAATCAGGAATACAACTTATGAAAAAAAACCTCTTCATCACACTCATTGCGGTAAGTGCACTGTCTAGCTCGATCCCATCCGCCCTCTCAGCTGATGAGACACAAAATTCTAAATCAACAAAAGCCTCAATTACTTTTGAACAGGCTGACACAAATAAAGACGGTAAGATCACTAAAAGTGAGGCCGATGCCGTCGAAGATCAGAATGCCCCGATTGTAAAGTTTTTCTGGGAAATAGATAAGAATGAAGATAGCTCATTAACCAAAGATGAATTTAATTACTGGACAAAAGTCGAAGGTAACCGTTATCCAGGAATACTTCTTTTCAAGGTTATGTTCTAGCCCTGTGTCTCCCATACTTCTTCAAAAAAAAGGGTTCCCCGACGGGACCCTTTTTTATTACCACCCCCTCATGACTCACTCTTTTAATGCCACTTTCTAGGGGACTGTGCACCAGTACAATCAGTGAATACCCTCGCAAACGACTGGTTCTTATTTACCCCACATTCCGTATCACGTTTTACCCATGATTAATGATACTGCCTTTAGCAGCAAAAATACTCTCCCATGACTCATACACTTGACGCACATTTTCTGGCTTTGAACCGGCATCAAATGAACAATGGGCAAAACATCCCCCCTTTTTCCAAAGATGTTTATGGACTTTCCTGACAGCCTCATCAATTTGTTCTTTTGTGCCATTGACTAAGAGATTTTGACGGTCGATCTCTCCCCAGAATGTGATTTTACCAGCAAATTGCTCTAATTTCTCAAAAGGCATACAGAAAATCTGTGAGTTAATGGCATCCACCCCGACCTCGATTAATTCTGGTAGGATATCTAAGATATATCCGTCTGAGTGCATGAATACTTTCTTTCCTGCACTATGGGCAATTTGCACAAAGTCGCGGTACATGGGCTTAAAGTAACGTCTCCATAAAGCCGGGGAAACCAAAAGGGAAATCTGGGAACCCCAGTCATCGAAGAAGAATACCCCATCCACATCCGTTTTGGCCCATAACGAAATATATTCACAATGGAAATCGTGCATCTTTTTCATGAAGTCGATTAATTCATCACACGGATCCATCAGATCCATGTACAAGTCTGCTGTACCCCTGATGAATTGGAGTTGTTCAAAAGGCCGTGGAGCATGTCCGTATATGACAAAACGATCAGTTCCAGCACACTGCCGGTTCACCGCATCACGGTCAATCGTCAACCATTCCGTTGGAATCCTTATTTTACCCAGATCAGTCGACCAATCTTTAACGGGTGGATTTTTGACCTCTCCAATGAGGCCCCTATTAATATTCTCAAAAACGCATCCCCACGTATCTGTAAATTGCCCAATTTCATAAGGATCCCCTTTGGTCTTTAATGGAGTTTTAAATTGGGGATCAACGGTGAACATATCCTTCGGAAAATCACGTTCCAACTCTTCAAAAACTTCCGGATATTTCCATTTATTTAATGGTAAGTCCCACATATCGCGTGGTGCACGAATGGGGTTTTCAAAATTCAGGGTTTGATGGACGATTTCACGGGGCGTAGGCATAAGGATGTTTTGGTTGGTTGGTTTTGAGTTATTTTTCTTGCACTCTATAGGCAGCTTACCCGTTTTTCTGATTATCACTTCCAAGAGCTTCCGTTTTTTGTATATAATCTTCGGATAATCATGGTATTCTTTCGCCCTAAAAATTTACTGAGTGGATTCCACTCTGAGGAACCAGACCCGAGTCTGCCTCTCCTCACCCATGTCGGTGAACAGTGGGCTCCCGTTGATTGGCTCGTAAATTGGCATAACCATAATTCATGGGAATTTTATCTCCAACTCGACGGAAAGACAGTTTGGGAAACCGAACAAGGAAAACAATATCCTCTCGATCCTGGAAGCTTCTTTGCGGCCGCACCCCGCGTAAAACACCGGATGCACCGCCCGGAAAAACGACATCATTACATATTTTGCGGCATAAAAATCCCTGATTTCCTCAAAATATCAGGTATTCCTGTCATGAATATATGGAAAAGTAATAGTTGTCTAACCTCGGATAATGCTCAGACACTTGCTGGTCCTTTCCGTCAAATGATCCGTGAAGTGTCCATGAATCTCCCCTTCAGAAGTGAGGGGATACGGTCATCGATCCTCTCCCTCATTCTGGAGGCTACCCGGCTCTTTTCTAACGATGGGATAAAACCCATGATTCCTCTCCACCATCGGGCGGTAGAATATGCCATGCATATCCTTGAAACCCAATATTCTGAAAAATGGCTTCTCAATGACCTTGCAAAACTTTGTGCCATTTCCCCAAATCATTTAGTCGAACTCTTCACTAAGGAACTCGGTGTTTCCCCGCACCAATACCTGATCCGGCAGCGGGTCAAAGCCGCCTCTGACCTCCTGAAGAAATCCGACCTCAGCATCACGCAAATCGCCTTGGAAACCGGTTTCTCCTCCAGCCAACATTTCGCCAAAGCCTTCCGTGATGCCACCGGTAAACAAGCCCGTGATTGTCGTGAAAAATAAAATGGCGGACGGGGTGAGATTTGAACTCACGGTAGGGTTACCCCTACGCCTGATTTCGAGTCAGGTGCCTTCAACCGCTCAGCCACCCGTCCGTATTGCAGCAAGTTGTTCCGAGAGATATATCCAGAGAACACGCAAATATTCAAAAAGAATTTAAAGACTCTTGATAATAAAGTGCATAGTAATCGGTATAAGACATACTTTCAACATGAAAAATGGACGTGCTGAGCTTTTTATCCTTTTGGGATATTCTTCTGGTCATCGACACACTTGATCCTGAGTGATTTGTTCTCCTTAACATGTTTTACGGCATCATCGTCCTTATGGTCATTCCAGACAAACGCATCAGCATTAAGATCAGGCACATACGATGACAGCACCCCCTTCCTGCGGTCTGAAAAATACTTATTTTGAAAATCAACCTACCGCGAGGAGACTTTTGGAGCGCCCATAAACTTCCTTAATCCGGTTCCTTAAAGGCCTGTTATCCTGAGTTTTTAAATCGGGGTCGAG
This genomic window from Verrucomicrobiota bacterium contains:
- a CDS encoding HEAT repeat domain-containing protein, which codes for MDDALAANKLGVNDLSFKKDVAESDYVLEKVRRTLQQPLWLQTYAYDLNNRIQQASALAEIADLSFREREINSRLSIPIPPVKTASTIPEDVKKQIPPELIPPLERLLSTCDRAAGLINQSMPRNKKAVLSSLFFDYLNPSKDKDGLGFIRQSGLQLDKLDTLLKKQKELGIRDDETIRDYFDASEGYDEASFREGAIMILADLDKIKQLLWNLPVDYQNDFHVSFQTPLGKVYLSGTGSETYTDDAFLIIDLGGDDIYLNNAGGANCLKGLPISVVLDRRGNDLYRSKLPGVQGAGIFGLGVLVDFEGNDTFECGSCGQGFGFFGLGILESCMGQKQSFKGKTLVQGAGLFGSGILRQVMEGNTRYEALSYSQGFAGVKGFGLLDDQHGNDEYIALGDNDVGWIPGHKFTMSQGFSIGMRPWFGGGIGILRDLFGNDTYKADVYGQGAGYWYSTGILFDSSGNDKYESKQYAQGAGIHLASGALIDTQGNDQYTCGSICQGGAHDYSAGILRDVRGDDLYKAVSTAQGAAINNSVAFLIDLKGNDSYSGESFYDTQGSGQNGDRRQYGAIAGLFDFTGNDTYSQGWIDNMTWLKPFYGVGIDTQKPFDQYALMSRKSPRPPLSQIFTKKQKTYFTPYREIDFNHPTEIIFARANRSPSNEQEKAESNAAAKELKENPLKHLPYLISRMDSKNIIPRILVEQMVDQIKDEAIPALTTGLESENIDIVRTCLFYLARLNGQTAIPRIVKLAENPKLAGNCLYTLANLKAPAAYPFAMKYSHDPRENVRIRAAQALAYCPEMAATNRLVKMLNDPYFSVRYAAQESLIKKGPSILPTLLRGGFGASLNTRRHMKEIRIVLGEKDLIPETLELYPPDAKLQEAIGKKLLQSPQ
- a CDS encoding uroporphyrinogen decarboxylase family protein; the protein is MPTPREIVHQTLNFENPIRAPRDMWDLPLNKWKYPEVFEELERDFPKDMFTVDPQFKTPLKTKGDPYEIGQFTDTWGCVFENINRGLIGEVKNPPVKDWSTDLGKIRIPTEWLTIDRDAVNRQCAGTDRFVIYGHAPRPFEQLQFIRGTADLYMDLMDPCDELIDFMKKMHDFHCEYISLWAKTDVDGVFFFDDWGSQISLLVSPALWRRYFKPMYRDFVQIAHSAGKKVFMHSDGYILDILPELIEVGVDAINSQIFCMPFEKLEQFAGKITFWGEIDRQNLLVNGTKEQIDEAVRKVHKHLWKKGGCFAHCSFDAGSKPENVRQVYESWESIFAAKGSIINHG
- a CDS encoding AraC family transcriptional regulator, which translates into the protein MVFFRPKNLLSGFHSEEPDPSLPLLTHVGEQWAPVDWLVNWHNHNSWEFYLQLDGKTVWETEQGKQYPLDPGSFFAAAPRVKHRMHRPEKRHHYIFCGIKIPDFLKISGIPVMNIWKSNSCLTSDNAQTLAGPFRQMIREVSMNLPFRSEGIRSSILSLILEATRLFSNDGIKPMIPLHHRAVEYAMHILETQYSEKWLLNDLAKLCAISPNHLVELFTKELGVSPHQYLIRQRVKAASDLLKKSDLSITQIALETGFSSSQHFAKAFRDATGKQARDCREK